The genomic interval AGATCCGCTTCCATCCACCATTGCAGGAAATATTACTAATGTAAATGATGCAAATGACCAGGCCTTAGGCTATTTTTCTGCTTCTGCCATTGTCAGAAAACGACTTGTTATTATTAGTGATTTGCCAAGGTTTGATATAGATATTCAGACATCAGGATTTATCAAACAAGGAGACTGCCGGGTAGCCTATCCTGGTGGCACACTGGAAAAGCCGGCTGGCTGGTAAACAACAGAATTTGAATCTTCTATAGTTATAGCCTTTTCAATGAAACCATAACTCGGTGAAACCAATACTTATACCAGTATAAAAATCAATGTGCGTATTAAAGCTGATATTCTGCGCAGAGACTTTTCTCCTCCTAGGCCGTAGAGGCCCCGCTTTTGCATCCACCACTCTATACAACCCGCTCTTAGCCGGTGCTGACCCAAAGGTTGTACAAGGTGGCTCCTGCAAAAGCTGTTATTAGATAATATGCATTCTGTTTTTTATTTCTGTATTACCGAAGCTGGAAATGAGAAATCTTTTATTTCCAGCTCCATTCTCTACCTTCTCTTAGGTAAAAAATATCTTTAAATAATGGTTTTTATGGAGTAGAGATTGATTTATTCTTGCATATTAATCAACATGCCTCCGGAAATCATTGATTATTTCTTATTTTTGTATTCGCTCCAGAAGTAATATAATATTTCAATGTAGCCGCCATATGTAATCCGGTAGAGTTTCTGCCGGGATAAAATACATTATAATGACCTCATATCCTCATCCTATACTAGTTCTGGTTTATTGTTTTCTGCTTATCCTTGGTTCATGCAAACCGGAAGAACAAAAAAAAGAAACGCTGTTTACCTCACTCGATTCTGCATATACCAACATCAATTTTATAAACAAAGTTGAGAATACTCAGGAAATGAATATTTTCAATTACCGCAATTTCTACAATGGAGGAGGCGTAGCCATAGGAGATGTAAACAATGATGGCTTGCCGGATGTGTATCTGACTTCTAATATGAGTGAAAACCAGCTTTACCTCAATAAAGGCAATTTTACGTTTGAAGATATTACAAACAAGGCTGGCGTAGCCGGTAAGCAGGCATGGAGTACTGGAGTAACCATGGCAGATGTAAATGGGGATGGATTTCTGGATATTTATGTGTGCAATGCCGGAGATGTAAATGGAGACAGCCGTAAGAATGAACTCTTTATCCACAATGGCCTATCTAAAGATGGCTATCCTGTTTTTACTGAAAAAGCCGCTGAATATGGCCTGGATGATGAAGGGTTTTCTACCCATGCTGCTTTTTTTGATTACGACCGGGATGGAGATTTAGATGTGTATTTGCTCAACAACAGTTCCTATCCGGTGAGCCGTTTGCAGTACGCCAATTTGCGTAACCAGCGGGATGAATTGGGCGGAGATAAATTGTTGAGAAATGACAACAATACCTTTACCGATGTAAGCGAGCAAGCTGGCATGTACGGCAGCCTGATCGGATTTGGCCTGGGCATTACTATTGGCGATGTAAATAATGATAACTGGCTGGATATCTATATCTCGAATGATTTCTACGAGCGTGATTATCTGTATATCAATAATAAGAACGGCACTTTTACAGAAGAATCCAAAGAATGGATGCAGCACGAAAGTCTCTCTTCGATGGGGGCTGATATTGCCGATATCAATAACGATAACAACCTGGATATTTTTGTAACGGATATGCTTCCGGGAGATAATTACCGCCTGAAAACCACTTCTCAATTTGAAAACTATAACCTGGAACAACTCAAATTAGCCCGCGATTTTCATTACCAGTACATGCAGAATATGCTGCACCTCAACAATGGTGATGGTACTTTTAGCGAGATTGCCCGTCTGGCCAATGTGCATGCTACTGACTGGAGCTGGGGCGCACTCATTTTCGATATGGATAATGATGGACTGAAAGATATTTTTGTAGCCAATGGCATCTATAAAGATCTTACAGACCAGGATTTTGTAAATTTTCTGGATGAGGAAGAAACGGTGCGTGAAGCTTTTGAACGGGGAGGATATAAGTTTAACCAGGAATTGATGAATAAGATGTCTTCAACGCCTATTCCAAATTATGCATTCAAAAATGCCGGAAACTTTCAGTTCAAAAATAAGGCCCAGGATTGGGGTTTAGGTGATCCCGGTTTTTCTAACGGAGCAGCTTATGGTGACCTGGACAATGATGGTGACCTGGATCTGATCATAAATAATGTAAACAGTCCGGTTTCTGTTTATAAGAATGGATCATCGGAAAAGTTAAAAACACATTATGCCAGGGTTAAGCTAAAAGGAAGCGGAAAGAATTTACATGCTATTGGCGCTAAAGTATACCTGTATCAGTCAGGCAAATCGCAATTTCTGCAGCAAATGCCCAACCGTGGTTTTGAATCTTCCATAGACCTGACCCTAATTTTCGGATTGGGAAATCAACCTGCTATAGATTCGATTACTGTCATCTGGCCGGATGATAAAATGCAAACCTTAACAAATGTAAAGGCTGACCAGGATATTATTCTTGAACACGCCAATGCCGGGCAAACATATGTACCCAAACAACAAGCTGATCAGAAAATTTTTACTGATGTAACCAACCAGGTAAAACTGGATTACCAGCATGAGGAAAACCGCTTTGTTGACTTCGACCGGGATGTACTATTGAAGCAAATGTATTCTACCCAGGGGCCGGCTCTGGCAACCGGCGATGTAAATGGCGATGGCCTCGATGATTTGTTTTTTGGAGGTGCCAGAAACAAAAAGAGCGTTTTGTATACACAGAAGCTTGATGGCAGTTTTCAACCCTTACCTTCATTTGTAATAGCCGCAGATAGTCTTTCAGAGGACATAGATGCCGTATTTTTTGATGCTGATGACGATAAAGACCTCGATTTATATGTAGTGACCGGAGGAAATGAATTTACAGTCGGGGATGAGCAATTATTAGATCATTTATACCTGAATGATGGGAGGGGAAATTTTACAAAATCGGCTGGATTACCAGCCATAGCTGAAAGCGGCTCTTGTGTGGCAGCAGCCGATTTTGATAAAGACGGAGATATTGACTTGTTTGTTGGCAGCAGGCTAATTCCCGGCCAGTACGGATATGATCCCTTACATTATTTGTATGTAAACGATGGCACAGGTACCTTCAAAAACATGTCGAAACGGTATATGCCACAGATCCGCGAACTGGGTATGATTACAGCTGCTGCCTGGGCTGATATAGATAAAGATACCTATCCCGATTTAATCGTAGCCGGCGACTGGGCACCAGTGAGTATATTTAAGAACGTGAAAGGCAACCGTCTGGATAAAATGAATAGTCCGGCGCTGGCAAATAGTGAAGGCTGGTGGAATACAATACATCCGGCTGATATTGATGAAGATGGAGATATTGATTTTATTCTCGGAAATTTAGGCCTTAACAGCCGCATCACTGCCAGTAAAGAAAAACCGGCAGCATTATATGTAAATGATTATGATCAGAATGGATCTGTTGAGCAAATTATAAGCTGCTATACTGAAAATGGCAAAACTTATCCGATGGTATTGAAAGCAGAGCTGCAAAAACGCTTGCCACTGGTAAAAAAGAAGTTTGTTAAATTCAGTGAGTACGCTGACAAAGGAGTTGCTGACATATTTTCGCCGGAACAGATGAAAACAGTGGTCGAGAAAAAAGTCTATAATCCTGCCTCTTCATTCTTAATAAATGAAGGTAATGGTAAATTTACATTAGAAGCCTTGCCGGTAGAAGCACAGTTCTCACCCATATATGGGATTGAAACCCTGGATTATGACCAGGATGGAAAGCAGGATATTTTGCTCACAGGTAACTTCTTTGACGTACTTCCTGAAATTGGCCGGTATGATGCCAATTACGGACTGATATTAAAAAGCAGTGGAAAGGGTAAATTTAGTGTAGTGTTTCCCAGGGAATCAGGATTTTTTGTAAAAGGTCAGGTACGGCATGCCAGAAAAATAAAAGGTGCCAGTAATCAGGAATTCATTGTGTTAGCCAAGAATAATGACAAAACTCAGATCTTCAGTTATAAAAAACAGCCTGTTCAGTAGTGTGCTCCTTTGGGTATTCTTATTGGGTTGTAATTCATCCAAAGACCAGAAAGCGCTGTTCTCAAAAATAGATTCTACACAAAGTGGGATCGGATTTATCAATGAAGTAAAAGACTCAGACAAACTTAATATTCTCGATTACCTGTATTTCTATAATGGCGCTGGTGTAGCCGCAGGCGATATAAACAACGACGGCTTAACCGATGTATATTTTGTTTCCAATAGTGGCAAAAACCGATTATATCTTAATAAAGGTAATTTTACATTCGAAGATATTACGCAGAAAGCAGGCGTAGAGGGTTTTGCCGACTGGCAAACCGGTGTAACGATGGCAGATGTGAATGGAGATGGATTTTTAGATATATATGTATGTGCTGTTGGCAACTATAAAGGTCTGGAGGGCTCTAATGAGTTATATATCAATAATGGTGACATGACTTTTACGGAGAAAGCACTTGATTACGGCCTTGACTTTACAGGATTTGCTACACAAGCAGCCTTTTTCGATTATGATAAAGATGGAGACCTGGATGCGTATCTGTTAAACCATGCCGTACATACATCCCGAAGCTATGACAGGGTTTCTTCCAGAGCCCTCCGGCACAACGAAGCAGGGGATTATCTTTTCGAAAACCCATTGGTATCAGCAGATTCTACCCAAAAAAGCAATATCAGGTTTAAAGATGTAAGTGAGAAAGCAGGTATCTACCAGGCGGCGATGGGGTATGGTTTAGGTATTTCTGTAGCCGATCTTAATAATGATGGATGGGAGGATATCTATGTATCCAATGATTTTCATGAAGACGATTATTATTATATCAATAATCAGGATGGCACCTTTAAAGAAAGCGTAAAGGAGCATTTTACCCACCTGAGCCGCTTTTCTATGGGATGCGATATTGCAGACCTCAACAATGATGGCTTTCAGGATATCATGACACTGGATATGTATCCGGAAGATGAAAAGGTTGAAAAGGCTTCTATGGGGGAAGATCCCTATGATATTTTTCTTTACAAACTACAATTTGGTTATTTCAATCAGTACAGCCGTAATTGTCTTCAGCTAAGTTCTTCCGGAAAAAAATTTAGTGACATAGCCTTAATGTCTGGCGTAGCAGCCACTGACTGGAGCTGGAGCACGCTTTTAGCCGATTATGATAACGATGGCGTAAAGGATATTTTTATAACCAATGGGATTGTCAGGCGGCCCAACGACCTGGATTATATCAAATATGCATTAAATGATTCTGTGAGTAGTGCGCTGGAAACGTCCAGAAAAATGGATAAAAATTCAATGGCTGCTATGCCGGAAGGGAAAGTCCATAATTATGTATTCCAGGGTATAAATGGCCTTCGCTTCGAGAATAAATCTGCAGATTGGGGATTTGATCAACCAGATATTGCCAATGGCGCTGTTTATGCTGATCTGGATAACGATGGCGATCTGGATCTGGTGACTAATACCATAAATGACCAGCCGGGTGTGTACCGCAACAATAGTGAAAAACAAGCAGGCAATCACTACATAAAATTAAAACTGCAAGGAATAGCACCGAATACATTCGGTGTAGGGGCAAAGGCCATATTGAAAAACAAAGGTACCACTCAAATTCAGCAGCTAATGCCAACCCGTGGATTTCTCTCGGCTGTAGAACCGGTACTTACTTTTGGTGTCGGAAAAGCAGAAAAAATTGATTCTATCATTATTATCTGGCCGGATAAGAAAGTACAAATAGCCACTGCTGTTGCCACCGATACAGTTTTAGTGCTTAATCAATTGCAGGCAAATGCTGAGTATGATATAGTGTTTAATCAAATCTACCCTTCTGGAAATAACTTGTATCAGGATATCAGCGACTCATTAAAACTAGCCCATAAACATCAGGAGAATGACTATCTGGATTTTTTCCGGGAGGGACTTATGCCGTTTCAGGTATCTACGGAAGGACCTGCGCTGGCAACCGGCGATGTAAATGGCGATGGCTTAGATGACTTTTATGCAGGCGGAGCCAAACACCAGCCTGGAAAGTTATTTGTACAAAATGCCAAAGGTTTTACCTGTATAAATGAAGCCCTGTTTAAAGCCGATTCTGTTTATGAAGATGTAGATGCTGTGTTTTTTGATGCAGATAATGACAAAGACCGGGATCTCTATGTCGTTACAGCCGGAAATGAGTTCTATGGGCAAATGTCGCAACTGTTCGACCGCCTATATCTGAATGACGGGAAAGGTAATTTTACCAGATCAGAAAACAGCTTGCCTGCCATGTACGATAACAAAAGCTGTGTCCGGCCTTTCGACTTTGACAAAGATGGCGATCTGGATCTATTTATTGGCGGCCGGGTAGTTGGATATAATTACGGAAAATCACCCAATTCATACTTGCTGATCAATGATGGAAAAGGCCACTTCTCCGACCAGACCGAAAAACTGGCTCCCCAGCTTCGCAAAGTCGGTATGGTAACGGATGCTATATGGGTAGATTATGACAATGACAAAGATGATGACTTAATCATTGCCGGAGATTGGATGGCAGTACAGGTATTTGAAAATAAGAATGGCAAATTTGAGAAATCGGATCTTGCTGGCTTGTCAGAGAAGAAGGGATTATGGAGTGCATTGGCAGCCGCAGACTTCGATAAAGATGGAGATATTGA from Rhodocytophaga rosea carries:
- a CDS encoding VCBS repeat-containing protein, which produces MTSYPHPILVLVYCFLLILGSCKPEEQKKETLFTSLDSAYTNINFINKVENTQEMNIFNYRNFYNGGGVAIGDVNNDGLPDVYLTSNMSENQLYLNKGNFTFEDITNKAGVAGKQAWSTGVTMADVNGDGFLDIYVCNAGDVNGDSRKNELFIHNGLSKDGYPVFTEKAAEYGLDDEGFSTHAAFFDYDRDGDLDVYLLNNSSYPVSRLQYANLRNQRDELGGDKLLRNDNNTFTDVSEQAGMYGSLIGFGLGITIGDVNNDNWLDIYISNDFYERDYLYINNKNGTFTEESKEWMQHESLSSMGADIADINNDNNLDIFVTDMLPGDNYRLKTTSQFENYNLEQLKLARDFHYQYMQNMLHLNNGDGTFSEIARLANVHATDWSWGALIFDMDNDGLKDIFVANGIYKDLTDQDFVNFLDEEETVREAFERGGYKFNQELMNKMSSTPIPNYAFKNAGNFQFKNKAQDWGLGDPGFSNGAAYGDLDNDGDLDLIINNVNSPVSVYKNGSSEKLKTHYARVKLKGSGKNLHAIGAKVYLYQSGKSQFLQQMPNRGFESSIDLTLIFGLGNQPAIDSITVIWPDDKMQTLTNVKADQDIILEHANAGQTYVPKQQADQKIFTDVTNQVKLDYQHEENRFVDFDRDVLLKQMYSTQGPALATGDVNGDGLDDLFFGGARNKKSVLYTQKLDGSFQPLPSFVIAADSLSEDIDAVFFDADDDKDLDLYVVTGGNEFTVGDEQLLDHLYLNDGRGNFTKSAGLPAIAESGSCVAAADFDKDGDIDLFVGSRLIPGQYGYDPLHYLYVNDGTGTFKNMSKRYMPQIRELGMITAAAWADIDKDTYPDLIVAGDWAPVSIFKNVKGNRLDKMNSPALANSEGWWNTIHPADIDEDGDIDFILGNLGLNSRITASKEKPAALYVNDYDQNGSVEQIISCYTENGKTYPMVLKAELQKRLPLVKKKFVKFSEYADKGVADIFSPEQMKTVVEKKVYNPASSFLINEGNGKFTLEALPVEAQFSPIYGIETLDYDQDGKQDILLTGNFFDVLPEIGRYDANYGLILKSSGKGKFSVVFPRESGFFVKGQVRHARKIKGASNQEFIVLAKNNDKTQIFSYKKQPVQ
- a CDS encoding VCBS repeat-containing protein, encoding MTKLRSSVIKNSLFSSVLLWVFLLGCNSSKDQKALFSKIDSTQSGIGFINEVKDSDKLNILDYLYFYNGAGVAAGDINNDGLTDVYFVSNSGKNRLYLNKGNFTFEDITQKAGVEGFADWQTGVTMADVNGDGFLDIYVCAVGNYKGLEGSNELYINNGDMTFTEKALDYGLDFTGFATQAAFFDYDKDGDLDAYLLNHAVHTSRSYDRVSSRALRHNEAGDYLFENPLVSADSTQKSNIRFKDVSEKAGIYQAAMGYGLGISVADLNNDGWEDIYVSNDFHEDDYYYINNQDGTFKESVKEHFTHLSRFSMGCDIADLNNDGFQDIMTLDMYPEDEKVEKASMGEDPYDIFLYKLQFGYFNQYSRNCLQLSSSGKKFSDIALMSGVAATDWSWSTLLADYDNDGVKDIFITNGIVRRPNDLDYIKYALNDSVSSALETSRKMDKNSMAAMPEGKVHNYVFQGINGLRFENKSADWGFDQPDIANGAVYADLDNDGDLDLVTNTINDQPGVYRNNSEKQAGNHYIKLKLQGIAPNTFGVGAKAILKNKGTTQIQQLMPTRGFLSAVEPVLTFGVGKAEKIDSIIIIWPDKKVQIATAVATDTVLVLNQLQANAEYDIVFNQIYPSGNNLYQDISDSLKLAHKHQENDYLDFFREGLMPFQVSTEGPALATGDVNGDGLDDFYAGGAKHQPGKLFVQNAKGFTCINEALFKADSVYEDVDAVFFDADNDKDRDLYVVTAGNEFYGQMSQLFDRLYLNDGKGNFTRSENSLPAMYDNKSCVRPFDFDKDGDLDLFIGGRVVGYNYGKSPNSYLLINDGKGHFSDQTEKLAPQLRKVGMVTDAIWVDYDNDKDDDLIIAGDWMAVQVFENKNGKFEKSDLAGLSEKKGLWSALAAADFDKDGDIDLIAGNLGVNTKFRKRTDSQLKMYVKDIDANQTLEHILSYSLGDKWYPVATKDELGKQLPLINKKFTDYKSFAGKAIDEIFTTEQLKEADLLEVNTFESVYLENTGNKNFKVHTLPLEAQVSKIFAFYIEDVDKDGNLDVLLGGNFYGVSMYQGRYDASYGLLLKGNGKGSFEPVLPTENGFLLEGEVRDIKPLQTKDAKLLVVARNNLPLQVFKPVQKSVSPTKSLTFR